From a single Vespula pensylvanica isolate Volc-1 chromosome 24, ASM1446617v1, whole genome shotgun sequence genomic region:
- the LOC122636942 gene encoding uncharacterized protein LOC122636942, which produces MFDNENINSTDILSEFELENIDSETLQQCRFLLEIMYEFIKLNIIVHRNKLLSKWYETKEIMAYITRTDEYLDSDILNLLLKSPKLIRIGDYICVPQAFQQMFQIFEHEVTQQYELILQSETDEYEDTTLTDNENILYKECVTNNDSETDQNLQKLSGLTSDAFENDNNKANHFYQNENTCESSLISLNNCSTNKTKINPIYQSENKFGLNPINEHLVVNNTKENDDYEQPTFYKKDRYFNYNNDIINKDNCTDIVYDDTLQHKTVHENNSQNSIKNFFLEKNITSNTVKNLFIQDLEQSTNNELPLSPTLQDKYKLLAHNYFMIVQNFAKLSKEKTDMEDSFKLKLEKKDSIMKAVIEERKILIDRLDAYESHISEEISNKYEALNADVLTLKSNLNRLKQEKKDNEYNFKLLIEEKNTIEKILREDNVQLLKTVKDYEAEINKKNEELNILQDNDVKLKKSFLQKSLESQYYFNKNMLMNGIDYCNLSLDIIYKLNSLIKQCTGMHIIPDYTEWLLTLNQFMKLSTECEAEFLKCKSLLESKTQIEKLDEINMSSINLPVYPNKSLSTIVCDAFMVLDKHITKISPQNLPMILPSSLLLHPLSNSHFHQSNLEGFSNDKIVEKSSNINLIKTKDKFKEHTENDTENILKKSDLSEENNEAIQCHLERIDNNEVGNSMLEKNINEYDNHIDRILGDVDNEREPESAINKNFPNDIANNNMTQTCDNNKSESIGIPNKTDYKLLIEQVDSIGQKKLNTEDIIKENNINIERNSKEIWINSTNKLMNILQSKYAGISDLYLLESLNDLRKCNKEESLTDLCTYIKTKENTKNTTTALSIPSKKEVKNKTKKLMNSKKSKSLNNLSCSIITKSLRQKQKNLYNSSSLSSLITVKKKFICSTKYPWYVTITQEIKKNDYEESDCIICMDNLQLTHKQIYSLECQHKFHKKCIKEWFQQDESCPTCRVHCKIDEEYPSLP; this is translated from the exons ATGTTTGATAATGAGAACATAAATAGCACAGATATTCTGTCAGAATTTGAGCTTGAAAATATTGATTCAGAAACATTGCAGCAGTGTCGTTTCTTACTGGA gattatgtatgaatttattaaattaaatataatagttcATAGAAACAAACTATTATCAAAGTGGtatgaaacaaaagaaattatggCATATATTACAAGAACAGATGAATATTTag attcaGATATATTGAATCTCTTACTTAAATCCCCAAAACTTATTAGAATTGGAGATTATATCTGTGTTCCACAAGCTTTTCaacaaatgtttcaaatatttgaaCATGAAGTAACTCAAcaatatgaattaatattgCAAAGTGAAACTGATGAATATGAAGATACCACACTAACAG ataatgaaaatatattatataaagagtGTGTTACTAATAATGACAGTGAAACTGATCag AATCTTCAAAAGCTGTCTGGTTTAACAAGTGATgcttttgaaaatgataacaataaagctaatcatttttatcaaaatgaaaatacttgCGAGTCATCTctaatttctttgaataactgttcaacaaataaaacaaaaataaatccaaTATATCAAAGTGAGAATAAATTTGGTTTAAATCCCATTAATGAACATCTTGTTGTAAATAATAccaaagaaaatgatgattatGAACAACCAACTTTTTacaagaaagatagatactttaattataataatgatataatcaaCAAAGACAATTGTACTGATATAGTATATGATGATACATTACAGCATAAAACAGtacatgaaaataattcacaaaattctataaaaaatttcttcttagaaaaaaatataactagTAATacagtaaaaaatttatttattcaagatCTCGAACAATCAACAAATAAT gaGCTACCTTTGTCACCAACACTCCAAGATAAGTATAAATTACTAGCACATAATTATTTCATGATAGTACAAAATTTTGCTAaactttcaaaagaaaaaacggacaTGGAAGATAGTTTTAAGTTAAaactagaaaagaaagattctaTCATGAAAGCTGTTATTGAAGaacgtaaaatattaattgatagaTTGGATGCATATGAATCGCATATTTCTgaagaaatatcaaataaatatgaagCATTAAATGCGGATGTATTAAcgttaaaatcaaatttaaatagattgaaacaagaaaaaaaggataatgaatacaattttaaactattaatagaagagaaaaataccatagaaaaaatattacgagaaGACAACGTACAATTACTTAAGACTGTGAAAGATTATGAAgctgaaataaataagaaaaatgaggaACTAAA tATTCTTCAAGATAATGAtgtaaagttaaaaaaatccTTTTTGCAAAAATCATTAGAATCCcaatattatttcaacaaaaatatgttaatgaa tGGCATTGACTATTGCAATTTATCATTAGACATCATATATAAGTTGAATTCTTTGATTAAACAATGTACTGGAATGCATATCATTCCAGATTATACTGAATGGTTGTTAACACTAAACCAGTTCATGAAATTATCTACAGAATGTGAG GCGGAGTTTTTGAAATGTAAATCTTTGTTAGAATCAAAAACACAAATTGAAAAACTGGATGAGATAAATATGAGTTCTATAAATCTACCTGTGTATCcaaataaatctttatctACAATTGTCTGCGATGCTTTCATGGTATTAGATAAACacataacaaaaatttcaccACAGAATTTACCTATGATTTTAccttcatcattattattgcatCCTTTATCAAATTCTCATTTCCATCAATCAAATTTAGAAGGATTTTCTAATGACAAAATTGTTGAAAAGAGTTCTAATATTAACTTGATTAAgacaaaagataaatttaaagagCACACAGAGAATgatacagaaaatattttaaagaaatctg atTTAAGTGAAGAGAATAATGAAGCTATTCAATGTCATTTAGAACGTATTGATAATAACGAAGTAGGAAATtctatgttagaaaaaaatataaatgaatatgatAATCACATTGATAGAATCTTAGGAGATGTTGATAATGAAAGAGAACCAGAAAgtgcaataaataaaaattttccaaatgATATCGCTAACAATAATATGACACAAACCTGTGACAATAATAAATCAGAATCAATTGGTATACCTAATAAAACAgactataaattattgatagaACAAGTAGATTCCATTGGACAAAAGAAACTGAATActgaagatataataaaagaaaataatataaatatcgaacgaaacaGCAAAGAAATCTGGATCAAttctacaaataaattaatgaatatactACAGAGCAAATATGCAGGAATATCaga TCTGTATCTTTTGGAAAGTTTGAATGATCTCCgaaaatgtaataaagaagaatctcTAACAG ATTTATGCACTTACAttaaaacaaaggaaaatacaaaaaatactaCTACTGCTTTATCTATACcaagtaaaaaagaagtaaaaa ataaaaccaaaaaattaatgaattcaaagaaatcaaaatcgttaaataatcTATCATGCTCCATTATTACAAAGTCATtaagacaaaaacaaaaaaacctGTATAactcatcatcattatcatcat taattactgttaagaagaaatttatttgttcaaCAAAATATCCATGGTATGTAACTATTACacaagaaattaagaaaaatgacTATGAAGAATCTGATTGCATTATATGTATggataatttacaattaactCATAAGCAGATTTATTCATTAGAATGTCaacataaatttcataaaaag TGTATTAAAGAATGGTTCCAACAAGATGAATCATGTCCAACATGTCGTGTTCATTGCAAGATTGATGAAGAATATCCTTCTTTACCTTGA
- the LOC122636951 gene encoding lysine-specific demethylase 8 has translation MPISESTIEHTKMAFEAYITTELIDWILLKEDLKYLPTEIEVHVAPMIDVLQRVSMQKLERTTNWINKSLIRIEACLDRTWQLLNSGHWKDVPLSYRYSYSFCSLLKVILLEIEHEQNKEKSTDTEIQVLQEIIQQIDKGILLGAPLPNKPSLLTSIASKINNHYTKFVRSLNAKKIEIDYSKVSQLLLPEFLQINRYRIPSMESFYKDIFIPKVPAIITDSMKHWNALHLWQDINYLNKIAGSRTVPIEIGSRYTEEDWSQDLITFSEFLQSHIIKNTPKVGYLAQHQLFDQIPELKNDIVVPDYCSFSDKEDSEVEPPDINAWFGPAGTVSPLHFDIKNNLLCQVFGYKRIFLYDSSDSINLYPYDTKLLYNTAQVDPLKPDYIKWPDFKKAKGFMCYLGPGEMLYIPPNWWHHVTALTPSFSVSFWWT, from the exons ATGCCAATCTCAGAAAGCACAATAGAGCATACTAAAATGGCTTTTGAGGCATATATAACCACCGAATTAATAGATTGGATATTATTGAAagaagatttaaaatatttaccaaCTGAAATAGAAGTACATGTAGCACCTATGATTGATGTATTACAAAGAGTTAGCATgcaaaaatt agagagaacaacaaACTGGATAAATAAGTCTTTAATTAGAATAGAAGCTTGTTTAGATCGTACATGGCAACTGTTGAATTCAGGTCACTGGAAAGATGTTCCATTATCGTACAGATATAGTTATTCTTTTTGTAGCCTGTTAAAG gtAATATTGTTAGAAATTGAACATgaacaaaacaaagaaaaatctacAGATACAGAAATACAAGTTTTACAAGAAATTATTCAACAAATTGACAAGGGTATTCTATTAGGTGCTCCTTTACCAAATAAGCCGTCATTACTTACATCGATTgcttcaaaaataaataatcattatactA AATTTGTCAGATCACTTAAtgcaaaaaagatagaaattgaTTACAGTAAAGTTTCTCAATTATTGCTACctgaatttttacaaattaatcgatatagaATACCTTCTATGGAATCATTTTATAAAGACATTTTTATACCAAAAGTTCCAGCCATAATAACAG ATTCTATGAAGCATTGGAATGCCTTACATTTATGGCaggatattaattatctaaataaGATCGCTGGAAGTCGCACTGTGCCTATTGAAATAGGATCTCGTTACACAGAAGAAGATTGGAGCCAAGATTTGATTACATTTTCAGAATTTTTACAATctcatataattaaaaatactccAAAAGTTGGTTATTTGGCTCAACATCAACTTTTTGATCAG ATACCAGAactaaaaaatgatatagttGTACCAgattattgttctttttctgatAAAGAAGATTCAGAAGTTGAGCCACCAGATATAAATGCGTGGTTTGGGCCGGCTGGAACTGTATCACCCCtacattttgatattaaaaataatttattgtgtCAG GTTTTTggttataaaagaatatttttatacgattcatctgattctataaatttatatcccTATGATACaaaattactttataataCAGCGCAAGTAGATCCCCTTAAACCTGATTACATAAAATGGCCAGATTTTAAAAAAGCGAAAGGTTTCATGTGTTACTTAGGACCAGGAGAGATGTTATATATACCACCAAATTGGTGGCATCATGTAACTGCACTTACACCAAGTTTTTCAGTTAGTTTTTGGTGGACTTAA
- the LOC122636953 gene encoding UDP-N-acetylglucosamine transferase subunit ALG14 homolog, whose protein sequence is MILSYIYIFLIIFLMIIIIRILFLLFMKSGRITVRNFRETSAKAMIILGSGGHTAEMLRIVKHMNYENYTPRIYVCASTDKISIEKVKEIEGKRNDYKIIKITRSREVGQSYISSVWTTVIATLEAASLLWFEKPELLLCNGPGTCVPLCIIAFVFKIFYVLNITTVFIESFCRVKTFSLTGKILYYLVDHIIVRWPGLNKSLYDKVYSS, encoded by the coding sequence ATGatcttatcatatatttatatttttttaattatatttcttatgatcattattataagaattttatttttattattcatgaaAAGTGGAAGAATAACAGTGAGAAATTTCAGAGAAACATCTGCAAAAGCTATGATAATTTTAGGATCAGGAGGACATACAGCAGAAATGTTACGAATTGTTAAACAtatgaattatgaaaattatacacCTAGAATATATGTTTGTGCTTCTACTGATAAAATTAgtatagaaaaagtaaaagaaatagaaggaaaaagaaatgattataaaataataaagattactAGAAGCAGAGAAGTTGGTCAGtcatatatttcttctgtATGGACAACTGTTATAGCGACATTAGAAGCTGCATCTCTTTTATGGTTTGAAAAGCCAGAGTTACTTTTATGTAATGGTCCGGGAACTTGTGTTCCTTTGTGTATTATAGCATTTGtatttaagatattttatgttCTTAATATTACTACTGTGTTTATAGAAAGTTTTTGTAGAGTTAAGACATTTTCATTAAcaggaaaaattttatattacttggTAGATCATATAATTGTACGATGGCCAggtttaaataaatctttgtaTGACAAAGTTTATTCATcataa